In Myxococcus stipitatus, the following are encoded in one genomic region:
- a CDS encoding ABC transporter ATP-binding protein, which translates to MTLSRLLTLARPELPTLVVGTLFLFISSAAALVFPRAIGDLLDEALGARSRERLDTIALVMFGVFVVQGLAMALRVYLFSTAGERVVTRLRKRLFQSLLSQEVAFFDERRTGELTSRLASDTSVLQSTVTTNISMTLRYTVQALGGVVLLFFTSPRLTLVMLAIIPAVAIGAVVYGRRVRHLSRQVQDALAASSEVAEEDLSGIRTVRSFAAESHEMERYGAAVDRALELAKTRARQSAMFMGVASIAMYGSTAAMLWYGGRLVVDGALSVGALTSFLIYTLMVALSLSAVAEVWADFMRASGAAERVFELVDREPAIPSGGQTLTSVKGHVEFRAVRFAYPTRPDVPVLQGMDLEMKPGEVVAVVGPSGAGKSTLASLLSRFYDPQGGAVLLDGQPLTTLEPDWLRRNIGMVAQEPQLFSCSISDNIRYARPDATQEEVEQAARAANAHDFIQRFPEGYATQVGERGVQLSGGQKQRVAIARAVLKDPRLLILDEATSALDAESEHLVKDALERLMKGRTTLIIAHRLSTVANVDRVLVLEGGRIVQSGTHSSLMGQEGLYRRLVERQFVVA; encoded by the coding sequence GTGACGTTGAGCCGACTGCTCACCCTGGCGAGGCCCGAGCTTCCCACGCTTGTCGTGGGCACGCTCTTCTTGTTCATCAGCAGCGCGGCCGCCCTGGTCTTCCCCCGGGCCATCGGCGACCTCCTCGACGAGGCGCTCGGAGCCCGCAGCCGTGAGCGCCTGGACACCATCGCCCTGGTGATGTTCGGCGTCTTCGTCGTGCAAGGCCTGGCCATGGCCCTGCGCGTCTATCTCTTCAGCACCGCGGGCGAGCGCGTCGTGACGCGCCTGCGCAAGCGCCTGTTCCAGAGCCTGCTGTCCCAAGAGGTCGCGTTCTTCGACGAGCGCCGCACCGGTGAACTCACCAGCCGTCTGGCCTCCGACACGAGCGTCCTGCAGAGCACCGTCACCACCAACATCTCCATGACGTTGCGCTACACCGTGCAGGCGCTGGGCGGCGTGGTGCTCCTCTTCTTCACGTCGCCTCGCCTCACGCTGGTGATGCTCGCCATCATCCCCGCGGTGGCCATTGGCGCGGTGGTGTATGGCCGGCGCGTGCGCCACCTGTCGCGGCAGGTGCAGGACGCCCTCGCCGCCTCCAGCGAGGTGGCCGAGGAGGACCTCTCCGGCATCCGCACCGTGCGCTCCTTCGCCGCGGAGAGCCATGAAATGGAGCGCTACGGCGCCGCGGTGGACCGGGCCCTGGAGCTCGCCAAGACGCGCGCGCGCCAGTCCGCGATGTTCATGGGCGTCGCGTCCATCGCCATGTATGGCTCCACCGCGGCCATGCTCTGGTACGGCGGCCGGCTGGTGGTGGACGGAGCGCTCAGCGTGGGCGCCCTCACCTCGTTCCTCATCTACACGTTGATGGTCGCGCTCTCGTTGAGCGCCGTCGCGGAGGTGTGGGCGGACTTCATGCGCGCCAGCGGCGCCGCCGAGCGCGTGTTCGAACTGGTGGACCGCGAGCCCGCCATCCCCTCGGGGGGACAGACGCTGACCTCGGTGAAGGGCCACGTGGAGTTCCGCGCCGTGCGCTTCGCCTACCCCACGCGCCCGGACGTCCCCGTGCTCCAGGGCATGGACCTGGAGATGAAGCCCGGTGAAGTGGTCGCCGTCGTCGGTCCTTCCGGCGCGGGCAAGTCCACGCTCGCCTCGCTCCTGTCGCGCTTCTACGACCCGCAGGGCGGCGCGGTGCTCCTGGATGGACAGCCGCTCACCACGCTGGAGCCCGACTGGCTGCGGCGCAACATCGGCATGGTCGCGCAGGAGCCCCAGCTCTTCTCCTGCTCCATCTCGGACAACATCCGCTATGCGCGGCCGGACGCCACGCAAGAGGAAGTGGAGCAGGCCGCGCGCGCCGCCAACGCCCACGACTTCATCCAGCGCTTCCCGGAGGGCTACGCCACCCAGGTCGGCGAGCGAGGCGTGCAGCTCTCCGGCGGACAGAAGCAGCGCGTGGCCATCGCGCGCGCGGTGTTGAAGGACCCTCGCCTGCTCATCCTCGACGAGGCCACCAGCGCCCTGGACGCGGAGAGCGAACACCTGGTGAAGGACGCACTGGAGCGGCTGATGAAGGGCCGCACCACGCTCATCATCGCCCACCGCCTGTCCACCGTGGCCAACGTGGACCGCGTGCTCGTGCTGGAGGGAGGCCGCATCGTCCAGAGCGGCACCCACTCAAGCCTCATGGGCCAGGAGGGCCTGTACCGCAGGCTGGTGGAGCGGCAGTTCGTCGTGGCCTGA
- the kdsB gene encoding 3-deoxy-manno-octulosonate cytidylyltransferase, whose amino-acid sequence MATSRTVAVIPARHASTRFPGKPLALIAGRPMVEHVWRRCQEAGVFDEICVATDDERIRATVESFGGRAVMTSPHCATGTDRVAEVARARTDVDVWVNVQGDEPLVDPEALKSLAGLFADPSVRMGTLVRPLETDEADSPHVVKAVLALNGDALYFSRSLVPHAREPAARVPRWGHIGLYGYRRDVLLKLAELAPTPLEETEKLEQLRALEHGIAIRCARVSWRTVAVDIPEDVAKVEAVMRQKGLL is encoded by the coding sequence ATGGCCACCTCCCGCACCGTCGCCGTCATCCCCGCCCGTCACGCCAGCACCCGGTTCCCGGGCAAGCCGCTCGCGCTCATCGCGGGCCGCCCCATGGTGGAGCACGTCTGGCGCCGCTGTCAGGAGGCGGGGGTCTTCGACGAGATTTGCGTGGCCACCGACGACGAGCGCATCCGCGCCACCGTGGAGTCCTTCGGAGGCCGCGCGGTGATGACCAGTCCCCACTGCGCCACGGGCACGGACCGGGTGGCGGAAGTGGCGCGCGCGCGGACCGACGTGGACGTGTGGGTGAACGTCCAGGGTGACGAGCCCCTGGTGGACCCGGAGGCCCTCAAGTCCCTGGCCGGACTCTTCGCGGACCCCAGCGTGCGCATGGGCACCCTCGTCAGGCCGCTCGAAACGGACGAGGCCGACAGCCCGCACGTGGTGAAGGCGGTGCTCGCGCTCAACGGCGACGCCCTCTACTTCAGCCGCAGCCTCGTCCCCCACGCGCGCGAGCCCGCGGCCCGGGTTCCCCGCTGGGGCCACATCGGCCTGTATGGCTACCGCAGGGATGTGTTGCTCAAGCTCGCGGAGCTGGCGCCCACGCCGCTCGAGGAGACGGAGAAGCTGGAGCAACTGCGCGCGCTGGAGCACGGCATCGCCATCCGCTGCGCGCGTGTCTCGTGGCGCACGGTCGCGGTGGACATCCCCGAGGACGTCGCGAAGGTCGAAGCCGTCATGCGCCAGAAGGGCCTGCTGTAG
- the wecB gene encoding non-hydrolyzing UDP-N-acetylglucosamine 2-epimerase: MKKVLHIVGARPNFMKVAPIYRAITARTSLQQVLIHTGQHYDVKMSDVFFSDLGLPTPDEHLGIGSGSHAQQTARMMVELETVFLAHQPDLVSVVGDVNSTIAAALVASKLAIPLAHVEAGLRSYSRHQPEEINRIVTDRLSDLLLTPSRDADANLLKEGLDSSRIHLVGNVMIDSLLTSKEKAEQLPVLKGLGVEPRGYAVCTLHRPSNVDDPKVLEGLLSALAHVASRLPVIFPVHPRTRKMIAEQGLGSYFERCANLRPVDPMGYLEFLALTSQARLILTDSGGLQEETTALGVPCLTLREQTERPITVEQGTNEVVGTDPDRIRDAADRALSGQGKKGRIPEFWDGRSGERIADIFARFLSESRGGTRLAVSA; the protein is encoded by the coding sequence ATGAAGAAGGTCCTCCATATCGTCGGCGCGCGCCCCAATTTCATGAAGGTCGCGCCCATCTACCGTGCCATCACCGCGCGGACCTCGCTCCAACAAGTGCTCATCCACACGGGGCAGCACTACGACGTGAAGATGAGCGATGTCTTCTTCTCCGACCTGGGCTTGCCGACGCCGGATGAGCACCTGGGCATCGGCTCGGGCAGCCATGCGCAGCAGACGGCTCGGATGATGGTGGAGTTGGAGACGGTCTTCCTGGCGCACCAACCGGACCTCGTCTCCGTCGTGGGGGACGTCAACAGCACCATCGCCGCCGCGCTGGTGGCGTCGAAGCTGGCGATTCCCCTGGCCCACGTCGAGGCGGGCCTGCGCAGCTACTCCCGGCACCAGCCGGAGGAAATCAATCGCATCGTCACGGACCGGCTGTCGGACCTGCTGCTCACGCCCTCGCGCGACGCGGATGCGAACCTGCTCAAGGAGGGGCTGGACTCCTCGCGCATCCATCTGGTGGGCAATGTGATGATCGACTCACTGCTCACCTCGAAGGAGAAGGCGGAGCAGTTGCCCGTGCTGAAGGGATTGGGGGTGGAGCCGCGCGGCTATGCCGTGTGTACGCTCCATCGGCCCTCGAACGTGGATGACCCGAAGGTGCTGGAGGGATTGCTCTCGGCCCTGGCCCATGTGGCCTCGCGGTTGCCGGTCATCTTCCCGGTGCACCCGCGCACGCGGAAGATGATTGCCGAGCAGGGCCTGGGCTCCTACTTCGAGCGCTGTGCGAACCTGCGCCCCGTGGACCCCATGGGGTATCTGGAGTTCCTCGCGCTGACATCGCAGGCCCGGCTCATCCTCACGGACTCCGGCGGACTCCAGGAGGAGACCACGGCGCTGGGCGTGCCGTGCCTCACCCTGCGCGAGCAGACCGAGCGTCCCATCACCGTCGAGCAGGGCACCAACGAAGTCGTGGGGACCGACCCGGACCGCATCCGCGACGCCGCGGACCGTGCGCTCTCCGGGCAGGGCAAGAAGGGGCGGATTCCGGAGTTCTGGGATGGGCGCTCGGGGGAGCGCATCGCGGATATCTTCGCGCGCTTCCTCAGTGAGTCGCGAGGCGGTACGCGACTCGCCGTGTCTGCTTGA
- a CDS encoding CTP synthase: MRSKKTKFIFVTGGVVSSLGKGLASASIGALLENRGLAVTLLKLDPYINVDPGTMSPFQHGEVFVTEDGGETDMDLGHYERFTNARMSRLNNFTSGRIYHAVIMKERRGEYLGKTVQVIPHVTDEIKASIRQAAQDADVVIVEVGGTVGDIESLPFLEAIRQMRYDVGSQNAVYVHLTLLPYIGAAGEVKTKPTQHSVMKLREIGIQPDFLVCRTDREVSRELKDKIAMFCNVDTGNVFTSPDVRSIYELPLELHRQGLDERLAEVLNIWSRAPHLERWENILRKVYEPARGQVQVAIVGKYVNLTESYKSLNEALLHGGIANDVKVNLHFVDSQDVEAQGPEKLLSGVDAILVPGGFGVRGTEGKIAAVRYAREKKIPFFGICLGLQMAVVEFSRSVLGLTAANSLEFSEHTPHPVVTLMESQVSVQDKGGTMRLGSYACALKPGTRAHQLYGQDIIQERHRHRYEVNNAYRGRLQEAGLVISGHNPELNLVEMIELSDHPYFVGCQFHPEFKSKPFAPHPLFSGFIKAALEQRDATAGQVRA; the protein is encoded by the coding sequence ATGCGCTCCAAGAAAACCAAGTTCATTTTCGTGACGGGCGGAGTGGTCAGCTCCCTCGGCAAGGGCCTCGCCTCGGCCTCGATTGGCGCCCTGCTCGAGAACCGCGGCCTCGCCGTCACGCTGCTCAAGCTGGACCCGTACATCAACGTGGACCCCGGCACGATGAGCCCGTTCCAGCACGGCGAGGTCTTCGTCACCGAGGACGGTGGCGAGACCGACATGGACCTGGGCCACTACGAGCGCTTCACCAACGCGCGGATGAGCCGGCTCAACAACTTCACCTCCGGCCGCATCTATCACGCGGTCATCATGAAGGAGCGCCGCGGCGAGTACCTGGGCAAGACGGTGCAGGTGATTCCGCACGTCACGGATGAAATCAAGGCGAGCATCCGCCAGGCGGCCCAGGACGCGGACGTGGTGATTGTGGAGGTGGGTGGCACGGTGGGCGACATCGAGTCGCTGCCGTTCCTCGAGGCCATCCGTCAGATGCGCTACGACGTGGGCAGCCAGAACGCCGTCTACGTGCACCTGACGCTCCTGCCGTACATCGGCGCCGCGGGCGAGGTGAAGACCAAGCCCACGCAGCACTCGGTGATGAAGCTGCGCGAGATTGGCATCCAGCCCGACTTCCTGGTGTGCCGCACGGACCGCGAGGTGTCGCGCGAGCTCAAGGACAAGATCGCCATGTTCTGCAACGTGGACACCGGCAACGTGTTCACCTCGCCGGACGTGCGCAGCATCTACGAGCTGCCCCTGGAGCTGCACCGGCAGGGCCTGGATGAGCGGCTGGCGGAGGTGCTCAACATCTGGAGCCGCGCGCCGCACCTGGAGCGCTGGGAGAACATCCTGCGCAAGGTGTACGAGCCCGCGCGAGGCCAGGTGCAGGTGGCCATCGTCGGCAAGTACGTGAACCTCACGGAGAGCTACAAGAGCCTCAACGAGGCCCTCCTGCACGGCGGCATCGCCAACGACGTGAAGGTGAACCTGCACTTCGTGGACAGCCAGGACGTGGAGGCCCAAGGGCCGGAGAAGCTGCTGTCCGGCGTGGACGCCATCCTGGTGCCCGGCGGGTTCGGCGTGCGGGGCACCGAGGGCAAAATCGCGGCGGTGCGCTACGCGCGCGAGAAGAAGATTCCGTTCTTCGGCATCTGCCTGGGCCTGCAGATGGCGGTGGTGGAGTTCAGCCGGAGCGTGCTGGGGCTGACGGCGGCCAACAGCCTGGAGTTCAGCGAGCACACGCCCCACCCCGTCGTGACGTTGATGGAGAGCCAGGTGTCGGTGCAGGACAAGGGCGGCACCATGCGCCTGGGCAGCTACGCCTGCGCGCTGAAGCCCGGCACGCGCGCGCACCAGCTCTACGGCCAGGACATCATCCAGGAGCGCCACCGCCACCGCTACGAGGTGAACAACGCCTACCGAGGACGGCTGCAGGAGGCGGGGCTGGTCATCTCCGGCCACAATCCGGAGCTGAACCTGGTGGAGATGATTGAGTTGTCGGACCACCCGTACTTTGTTGGGTGCCAGTTCCACCCCGAGTTCAAGAGCAAGCCCTTCGCCCCTCACCCTCTCTTCTCCGGCTTCATCAAGGCCGCGCTCGAGCAGCGCGACGCCACGGCCGGCCAGGTGCGCGCATGA
- the kdsA gene encoding 3-deoxy-8-phosphooctulonate synthase, translated as MSASSSLPITLCGHKVGPGQKLFVIAGPDSIESEEMALKHAHLLKGITSRLGVPYAFKCSYDKANRTSGKSFRGPGLREGLRILARIRDEVGVPVLTDVHETSHVGPASEVVDIIQIPAFLCRQTDLVEAVARTGKGVNLKKGQFVAPKDIVHSARKAFEAGNPNVLVTERGSSFGYNNLVVDMRGFAQMREAGLAVCFDATHSVQLPSAGNGETAGERKFVSLLARSAAAAGIDALFTEVHEDPDRALCDGPCSLNPQMFEDVVRNVLNIRRVLGHEPS; from the coding sequence ATGAGCGCCAGCAGCAGCCTTCCCATCACCCTGTGTGGCCACAAGGTCGGCCCCGGTCAGAAGCTCTTTGTCATTGCCGGCCCGGACAGCATCGAGTCCGAGGAGATGGCCCTGAAACATGCTCACTTGCTCAAGGGCATCACCAGCCGGCTGGGCGTGCCCTACGCCTTCAAGTGCTCCTATGACAAGGCCAACCGGACGAGCGGGAAGTCCTTCCGAGGCCCGGGTCTCCGGGAAGGGCTGCGCATTCTAGCGCGTATCAGGGATGAAGTGGGCGTCCCGGTCCTCACGGACGTCCATGAAACCAGCCACGTAGGCCCTGCCTCGGAAGTTGTGGATATCATCCAGATACCGGCGTTCCTGTGCCGGCAGACAGACCTGGTGGAGGCCGTGGCTCGCACGGGCAAGGGCGTGAATTTGAAGAAGGGACAATTCGTGGCCCCCAAGGACATCGTCCACTCGGCGCGCAAGGCGTTCGAGGCGGGCAACCCCAACGTGCTCGTCACGGAGCGGGGCTCGTCCTTTGGCTACAACAACCTGGTTGTCGACATGCGTGGCTTCGCGCAGATGCGCGAGGCGGGCCTGGCCGTGTGCTTTGACGCCACGCACTCCGTGCAGCTGCCCAGCGCGGGCAACGGAGAGACGGCGGGTGAGCGCAAGTTCGTCTCACTGCTCGCGCGCTCCGCCGCGGCCGCCGGGATTGATGCCTTGTTCACCGAAGTCCACGAGGACCCTGACCGTGCCCTGTGTGACGGTCCGTGCTCGCTCAATCCCCAGATGTTCGAGGACGTGGTACGAAATGTGCTGAACATCCGCCGGGTGTTGGGACACGAGCCCAGCTGA
- a CDS encoding response regulator: protein MGSGMMQQEGSTAMTDQLYTTHDISRLLQVDPSTVSKWIDRGILMAFRTPGGHRRVRSADLRTFLITHQMPVPEELGSGTVRLLVVDDERAVLDAIKRAFKPFAAQVELQTTTSGVEALLLVSEQKPHGMIIDLNMPDIDGLEVCRRIRQRKQMEGVRLITMTSVHTADVVEQSKQAGALACLAKPLDVQQVLELFRVPISLSAKR from the coding sequence ATGGGCAGCGGAATGATGCAGCAAGAGGGGAGTACGGCGATGACGGACCAGCTCTACACGACGCACGACATCAGTCGTTTGCTTCAGGTGGATCCGTCCACGGTGAGCAAGTGGATTGACCGGGGCATCCTGATGGCCTTCCGGACGCCGGGTGGTCACCGCCGGGTGCGTTCGGCGGACCTGCGCACGTTCCTCATCACCCACCAGATGCCGGTTCCGGAGGAGCTGGGCAGCGGCACGGTGCGCCTGCTGGTGGTGGACGACGAGCGCGCGGTGCTGGACGCCATCAAGCGCGCGTTCAAGCCCTTCGCGGCGCAGGTGGAGCTGCAGACGACGACGAGCGGCGTGGAGGCCCTGCTGCTGGTGTCGGAGCAGAAGCCGCACGGGATGATCATCGACCTCAACATGCCGGACATCGACGGCCTCGAGGTCTGCCGCCGCATCCGTCAGCGCAAGCAGATGGAGGGCGTGCGCCTCATCACCATGACGTCCGTGCACACCGCCGACGTGGTGGAGCAGTCGAAGCAGGCCGGCGCGCTGGCGTGCCTGGCCAAGCCGCTGGATGTGCAGCAGGTGCTGGAGCTGTTCCGCGTGCCCATCTCGCTCAGCGCCAAGCGCTGA
- the serB gene encoding phosphoserine phosphatase SerB has translation MTTTSSGCLLVTVTGKDHPSITARFTGLLAQVGAELLDVEQVVVQGRLTLCLLVRLPDTRGVPKELLFAARELGVALDFQAVESPDAAANPVAARYVVTAVGRALGARELHSLTSHLSEHGALVERIVRLTHTHLGSVELHVTLPPSVDPEALKRSLLALSMRDNTFDVALQRESVFRRSKRMVVMDMDSTLIRIEVIDELARAYGVGEQVSRITERAMHGEMDYDESLRQRVALLAGLDASVLRQLAANLPLTEGAETLVRVLKRLGYRTAVISGGFSVAAEALKARLGIDHAFSNVLEEADGKLTGRTVGPIVNARRKAELLEQLANQEGILPEQVIAVGDGANDLLMLERAGLGIAFRAKPRLREAADTSISAGGLDTILYLLGLTGRELQEVG, from the coding sequence ATGACCACGACTTCTTCGGGTTGCCTGCTCGTCACTGTCACGGGCAAGGACCATCCCTCCATCACCGCCCGCTTCACCGGCCTGCTCGCCCAGGTGGGCGCGGAGCTGCTCGACGTGGAGCAGGTGGTGGTGCAGGGCCGCCTCACGCTGTGCCTGCTCGTCCGTCTGCCTGACACACGCGGCGTCCCCAAGGAGCTGCTCTTCGCGGCCCGGGAGCTGGGCGTGGCGCTCGACTTCCAGGCGGTGGAGTCACCGGATGCCGCCGCGAACCCCGTGGCGGCTCGCTACGTCGTCACCGCCGTGGGCCGAGCACTGGGGGCTCGCGAGCTCCACTCGCTGACCTCGCACCTGTCCGAGCACGGCGCGCTCGTCGAGCGCATCGTCCGGCTGACCCACACACACCTGGGCTCGGTGGAGCTGCATGTCACGCTGCCTCCGTCGGTGGACCCGGAGGCGCTGAAGCGCTCGCTCCTGGCGCTGTCCATGCGGGACAACACCTTCGACGTGGCGCTGCAGCGCGAGAGTGTGTTCCGCCGCAGCAAGCGGATGGTGGTCATGGACATGGACTCCACGCTCATCCGCATCGAGGTCATCGACGAGCTCGCGCGTGCGTACGGCGTGGGCGAGCAGGTGTCCCGCATCACCGAGCGCGCCATGCACGGTGAGATGGACTACGACGAATCCCTGCGCCAGCGCGTGGCGCTCCTGGCGGGACTGGACGCGTCGGTGCTGCGCCAGCTCGCGGCGAACCTGCCGCTGACGGAGGGCGCGGAGACGCTGGTGCGAGTGCTCAAGCGCCTGGGCTATCGCACCGCCGTCATCAGCGGTGGCTTCTCCGTCGCCGCCGAGGCCCTCAAGGCCCGGCTCGGCATCGACCACGCCTTCTCCAACGTGCTCGAGGAAGCGGATGGAAAGCTCACCGGCCGCACCGTGGGGCCCATCGTCAACGCGCGCCGCAAGGCGGAGCTGCTGGAGCAACTGGCGAATCAGGAAGGCATCCTTCCCGAGCAGGTCATCGCGGTGGGGGATGGCGCCAATGACTTGCTGATGCTGGAGCGCGCGGGATTGGGAATCGCTTTCCGAGCCAAACCCCGCCTGCGTGAAGCCGCTGATACATCGATATCAGCGGGAGGACTCGACACCATCCTCTACCTCCTGGGGCTCACCGGACGCGAGCTCCAGGAAGTGGGCTGA
- a CDS encoding Hsp20/alpha crystallin family protein — MHSRNPFNSAVVVNPLMRDFDALVRELAQPGFFRQAPRERTPAADILESEAGITLHLDIPGVDAKDIQVTVERDVLTVKAERKAQPLADGVNVRRQERAQGGFTRSFSLPETVDATRVEARYEQGVLTLSLPRREESKPRVIEVKVQS; from the coding sequence ATGCATAGCCGCAACCCGTTCAACTCCGCCGTGGTGGTGAACCCCCTGATGCGCGACTTCGACGCGCTGGTCCGCGAGCTGGCCCAGCCCGGCTTCTTCCGCCAGGCTCCGCGCGAGCGCACGCCCGCGGCCGACATCCTCGAGTCCGAGGCGGGCATCACCCTGCACCTCGACATCCCGGGTGTGGACGCGAAGGACATCCAGGTGACGGTGGAGCGCGACGTGCTCACCGTGAAGGCGGAGCGCAAGGCGCAGCCCTTGGCCGACGGCGTCAACGTGCGACGCCAGGAGCGAGCCCAGGGTGGTTTCACGCGCTCGTTCTCCCTGCCGGAGACCGTGGACGCCACCCGGGTGGAGGCGCGCTACGAGCAAGGCGTGCTGACGCTGTCACTGCCCCGGCGTGAGGAATCCAAGCCCCGCGTCATCGAGGTCAAGGTCCAGAGCTGA
- a CDS encoding aldo/keto reductase, translated as MEQHIFGRTGKHVPVLGQGTWQMEGDDHKEAIRSLRAGLDLGLTHVDTAELYGHGRVEELIVSEAISGRREEVFLVSKVMPSNASYAGTLAACEKSLKRLRTDWLDSYLLHWPGSHPLAETVRAFEKLVADGKIRSWGVSNFAVADLEELLSLTKPERIACNQVLYHLEERAIEHAVLPWCEARGISVVGYSPFGNGNFPRPDSAGGRVLEAIARAHGATSRQVALQFLVRRPSLFAIPKSSRVAHLKDNAAASMLELSADELARIDAAFPLGSYSEDLPML; from the coding sequence ATGGAGCAACACATCTTCGGTCGTACCGGGAAGCACGTCCCCGTCCTGGGGCAAGGGACGTGGCAGATGGAGGGCGATGACCACAAGGAGGCCATCCGTTCGCTCCGCGCGGGGTTGGATTTGGGGCTCACCCACGTGGACACCGCGGAGTTGTACGGCCATGGCCGCGTGGAGGAGCTCATCGTGTCCGAGGCCATCTCCGGCCGCAGGGAGGAGGTCTTCCTCGTGTCGAAGGTGATGCCCTCCAACGCGTCCTACGCGGGCACGCTGGCCGCCTGCGAGAAGAGCCTGAAGCGGCTTCGCACCGACTGGCTGGACAGCTACCTGCTGCATTGGCCGGGCTCACATCCGCTGGCGGAGACGGTGCGCGCCTTCGAGAAGCTGGTGGCCGATGGGAAGATTCGTTCGTGGGGGGTGAGCAACTTCGCGGTGGCCGACCTGGAGGAGCTCCTGTCGCTCACGAAACCCGAGCGCATCGCCTGCAACCAGGTGCTCTACCACCTGGAAGAGCGTGCCATCGAACACGCGGTGCTGCCCTGGTGTGAGGCGCGAGGCATCTCGGTGGTGGGCTACAGCCCGTTCGGCAACGGGAACTTTCCTCGGCCGGACAGCGCGGGTGGCCGGGTGCTGGAGGCCATCGCTCGCGCCCATGGCGCGACGTCTCGCCAGGTGGCACTCCAGTTCCTCGTGCGCCGGCCCTCGCTGTTCGCCATTCCCAAGTCGAGCCGCGTGGCCCACCTGAAGGACAACGCCGCCGCGTCGATGCTGGAGCTGTCGGCGGACGAGCTGGCCCGCATCGACGCCGCGTTCCCGCTGGGGTCGTACAGCGAAGACCTGCCGATGCTTTGA
- a CDS encoding KdsC family phosphatase has translation MPTEALSKPGKEELTSRAARVRLLVFDVDGVLTDGGLYYGDGGELMKRFDVKDGHALVMARLSGLPAAILTARTSGIVEARGRELGLAAVFQGRKDKGAALDELLRQLDVPPDECAYMGDDHNDLAPLSKVGLSACPADAVPEVRQEVHFVTQSPGGRGAARELVELVLKSRGRWDEAVGLMRGTDGRSAQRG, from the coding sequence ATGCCGACGGAAGCACTTTCCAAGCCGGGAAAGGAAGAGCTGACGTCCCGCGCGGCACGCGTGCGGCTGCTTGTCTTTGACGTGGACGGGGTGCTCACCGACGGCGGCCTGTATTACGGCGACGGCGGGGAGCTGATGAAGCGCTTCGATGTGAAGGATGGTCACGCCCTGGTCATGGCCCGGCTGTCGGGCCTGCCCGCCGCCATCCTCACCGCCCGCACCTCAGGCATCGTGGAGGCACGCGGGCGGGAGCTGGGCCTGGCGGCTGTGTTTCAAGGCCGCAAGGACAAGGGCGCCGCACTGGACGAGCTGCTCCGGCAACTGGACGTCCCCCCAGACGAATGTGCCTACATGGGGGACGACCACAACGACCTGGCCCCACTCTCCAAGGTGGGCTTGTCCGCGTGTCCCGCGGATGCTGTTCCCGAGGTGCGTCAGGAGGTCCATTTCGTGACCCAGAGCCCAGGCGGCCGAGGCGCCGCTCGGGAGCTCGTCGAGCTGGTCCTCAAGTCCCGTGGTCGTTGGGACGAGGCCGTGGGTCTGATGAGGGGGACTGATGGACGCAGTGCGCAGAGAGGTTGA
- a CDS encoding CPXCG motif-containing cysteine-rich protein — MQPFAEAAVLQCPYCGEQVEVDVDPIGATHEHYIEDCPVCCRPWTVHVAREEEAVGVTLGREDD, encoded by the coding sequence ATGCAACCCTTCGCGGAAGCCGCTGTCCTGCAGTGCCCCTATTGCGGCGAACAGGTGGAGGTCGACGTGGACCCCATCGGCGCCACCCACGAGCACTACATCGAGGACTGTCCGGTCTGCTGCCGCCCGTGGACCGTGCATGTCGCCCGCGAGGAGGAGGCCGTCGGCGTCACCCTGGGCCGCGAGGACGACTGA